From the genome of Vespa velutina chromosome 25, iVesVel2.1, whole genome shotgun sequence:
ttattataatacaatttactTCTTCTTAAATGATGCATCATAATACAAAgtttgtattaatttaatatcagcCACTAAGATATCCACAGactaataagaaaataaaaaaaatatatatatatgtatatatgtatatatgtatatatatattccattatCTGCATTgccaaattaaaaataaattgcttACATTAGTAGTGCAAACACGTCTTTTTGTTTGACTTTCTATAGTCCATAATTTATGGCTCTTTGATATAGCAGCTTGAGGTATATCTTcaatatataatctaaaaatataataataagaatttaattgaattgtctgcttaataatatatatataatcttgatatatataaatataattgtttttgatACATACTGAAGAAGGCCATATATGTGACCGTCAGGCAAATTAATTGATGGAATTGTAATTACtatgttaaaatttaaatcaacagaagcaaaaaaaatacCACTTTcaggtattatataaaagtaatccAAAAAGTTTTCATCGTCGTTTTCACCTTCGATTTCATCctcgatttcatttttttctttaacttttacTGAACATTTTTCCCAACGAAAAAACATATACATTTGactatacatataatttaagaGATATATCAGTTAATTCTGATATAACAATGATACaagaatattagaaatatttaaaacatattttacCTGGTATTagttattgaaattttcttagtTATAacttgaaattcttttaaaaaatttctctgtATATTTAGATCATAATGAACAACAGATTCCATATCAATTTTTGTCAAGGATAAATATGTCCCTTCCGATtgctaaaaattatatttcttttttagagagtacattaaatattgattaaaatatataaattattttctagtaCATACTTACGctattaatttgaaaagtcTGTGGTTCATACATAATGCCATCGCCAATTAATTCAAAGGATTTAACAGAATAATTGTCAGTAACTATGTAGAATGTATCAAcctgaaaatttttattattatgttagtTAAGGTTTAGTTTTACCATTATGTTAGTTaagacattttttaatatacatttttatattcattacatGCATTCCGTATGAATCaggaaagaaatatgtatgaatgtatatatcttcttgCGTTTTCAAAACAAAATATGCTGGCCATACAGCAAAGCATTGTAAactaagtatatttatatctgtGATATCCTAtaacaagaaataataatttataatttatataatcgattaatttttctatcagattaattaatattatatatatgggaTATGGCAtgcaaatatacatacatgattACTAAAtgattgttataatatatataaaaaaaataaattacttctATACACATGCTGTACCAATCAATTTCacttattaaaatgaattttccatCGGCtccaatatttttaaatctaatttgTAAGGCAACCTGTTCACCAACAAAACATTTTTCACATTCAAAAATCATGTTGGAGTTAACAGCATTCATTAATGATCTTTtgttagaataatatttattaaactttctGATAGTATTTGaatactaaagaaaaaaagaaaataagattttatacatattgaggattataaagaaatataaaatattatattaataatatttataatattatacctcAGTTATACATGAATTGCTAGACACCGTAGTACTCTCagttgaatataaattatttatctcggATTCTGCAGACAGTAAATGTGGTATGATAATtcctacaaatatataaatatattagataatgttctaacaaaatgaaatatgatttattatcataaaaagtatttacttTTCAATGTAGGAGGATCTCTAATAcattgtaatttaatattaattggtCTTCCATGTTGaacatatatagtaataatttcttcttcctcgtatAAATCTtcagtataaaaagaaataattaacttGAGTTGCATTCCCGGggcaataaaatttctttctaattttttattttgtattctaACTATAAACTTAGAATGACGAGATATAGGCTGTATTTGAAATTTTGTCGAAGTATTactaatatttgttaatattattgtcttctgcaaacaaaaataacatatctttataattatacttgtaactataatgaagattatttaatataatacacgtactctgtataaaatattttttt
Proteins encoded in this window:
- the LOC124957390 gene encoding uncharacterized protein LOC124957390 isoform X4 encodes the protein MKFLPLMIKIKPRITQNHVIKKSILERRQHRMRYAIFDGTRKSTYRAELYRSVLIAKPDHACFHNFQKNILYRKTIILTNISNTSTKFQIQPISRHSKFIVRIQNKKLERNFIAPGMQLKLIISFYTEDLYEEEEIITIYVQHGRPINIKLQCIRDPPTLKRIIIPHLLSAESEINNLYSTESTTVSSNSCITEDITDINILSLQCFAVWPAYFVLKTQEDIYIHTYFFPDSYGMHVDTFYIVTDNYSVKSFELIGDGIMYEPQTFQINSQSEGTYLSLTKIDMESVVHYDLNIQRNFLKEFQVITKKISITNTSQMYMFFRWEKCSVKVKEKNEIEDEIEGENDDENFLDYFYIIPESGIFFASVDLNFNIVITIPSINLPDGHIYGLLQLYIEDIPQAAISKSHKLWTIESQTKRRVCTTNSVDILVADIKLIQTLYYDASFKKKSDEYNDKDILEIDISQSSIKKDLSDIDLKIYSDQKSIIMPALVR
- the LOC124957390 gene encoding uncharacterized protein LOC124957390 isoform X2, with product MKFLPLMIKIKPRITQNHVIKKSILERRQHRMRYAIFDGTRKSTYRAELYRSVLIAKPDHACFHNFQKNILYRKTIILTNISNTSTKFQIQPISRHSKFIVRIQNKKLERNFIAPGMQLKLIISFYTEDLYEEEEIITIYVQHGRPINIKLQCIRDPPTLKRIIIPHLLSAESEINNLYSTESTTVSSNSCITEYSNTIRKFNKYYSNKRSLMNAVNSNMIFECEKCFVGEQVALQIRFKNIGADGKFILISEIDWYSMCIEVDTFYIVTDNYSVKSFELIGDGIMYEPQTFQINSQSEGTYLSLTKIDMESVVHYDLNIQRNFLKEFQVITKKISITNTSQMYMFFRWEKCSVKVKEKNEIEDEIEGENDDENFLDYFYIIPESGIFFASVDLNFNIVITIPSINLPDGHIYGLLQLYIEDIPQAAISKSHKLWTIESQTKRRVCTTNSVDILVADIKLIQTLYYDASFKKKSDEYNDKDILEIDISQSSIKKDLSDIDLKIYSDQKSIIMPALVR
- the LOC124957390 gene encoding uncharacterized protein LOC124957390 isoform X1; its protein translation is MKFLPLMIKIKPRITQNHVIKKSILERRQHRMRYAIFDGTRKSTYRAELYRSVLIAKPDHACFHNFQKNILYRKTIILTNISNTSTKFQIQPISRHSKFIVRIQNKKLERNFIAPGMQLKLIISFYTEDLYEEEEIITIYVQHGRPINIKLQCIRDPPTLKRIIIPHLLSAESEINNLYSTESTTVSSNSCITEYSNTIRKFNKYYSNKRSLMNAVNSNMIFECEKCFVGEQVALQIRFKNIGADGKFILISEIDWYSMCIEDITDINILSLQCFAVWPAYFVLKTQEDIYIHTYFFPDSYGMHVDTFYIVTDNYSVKSFELIGDGIMYEPQTFQINSQSEGTYLSLTKIDMESVVHYDLNIQRNFLKEFQVITKKISITNTSQMYMFFRWEKCSVKVKEKNEIEDEIEGENDDENFLDYFYIIPESGIFFASVDLNFNIVITIPSINLPDGHIYGLLQLYIEDIPQAAISKSHKLWTIESQTKRRVCTTNSVDILVADIKLIQTLYYDASFKKKSDEYNDKDILEIDISQSSIKKDLSDIDLKIYSDQKSIIMPALVR
- the LOC124957390 gene encoding uncharacterized protein LOC124957390 isoform X5 → MKFLPLMIKIKPRITQNHVIKKSILERRQHRMRYAIFDGTRKSTYRAELYRSVLIAKPDHACFHNFQKNILYRKTIILTNISNTSTKFQIQPISRHSKFIVRIQNKKLERNFIAPGMQLKLIISFYTEDLYEEEEIITIYVQHGRPINIKLQCIRDPPTLKRIIIPHLLSAESEINNLYSTESTTVSSNSCITEVDTFYIVTDNYSVKSFELIGDGIMYEPQTFQINSQSEGTYLSLTKIDMESVVHYDLNIQRNFLKEFQVITKKISITNTSQMYMFFRWEKCSVKVKEKNEIEDEIEGENDDENFLDYFYIIPESGIFFASVDLNFNIVITIPSINLPDGHIYGLLQLYIEDIPQAAISKSHKLWTIESQTKRRVCTTNSVDILVADIKLIQTLYYDASFKKKSDEYNDKDILEIDISQSSIKKDLSDIDLKIYSDQKSIIMPALVR
- the LOC124957390 gene encoding uncharacterized protein LOC124957390 isoform X3; translation: MKFLPLMIKIKPRITQNHVIKKSILERRQHRMRYAIFDGTRKSTYRAELYRSVLIAKPDHACFHNFQKNILYRKTIILTNISNTSTKFQIQPISRHSKFIVRIQNKKLERNFIAPGMQLKLIISFYTEDLYEEEEIITIYVQHGRPINIKLQCIRDPPTLKRIIIPHLLSAESEINNLYSTESTTVSSNSCITEYSNTIRKFNKYYSNKRSLMNAVNSNMIFECEKCFVGEQVALQIRFKNIGADGKFILISEIDWYSMCIEDITDINILSLQCFAVWPAYFVLKTQEDIYIHTYFFPDSYGMHVDTFYIVTDNYSVKSFELIGDGIMYEPQTFQINSQSEGTYLSLTKIDMESVVHYDLNIQRNFLKEFQVITKKISITNTSQMYMFFRWEKCSVKVKEKNEIEDEIEGENDDENFLDYFYIIPESGIFFASVDLNFNIVITIPSINLPDGHIYGLLQLYIEDIPQAAISKSHKLWTIESQTKRRVCTTNIR